GATATTCTGGTAAATGAGGTCGTCCAGGACCGAAGGCAAAGGCAGGCGGTTAACGAGATTTCTCAGAAACGCCTTTTCTCGTGGAAAAAGAAACATCAGGGCCAGCCCTGCTGAAACAGCGAAACCGGCGTACCCCAAAAAGCAGGTTATCACGTGAGCTATGAGCCAGTTGGACTTCAGGGCCGGAACCAGGGGCTGGATTTCCTTGGGCTGAAGTCCGGCATATGCCATGGAAAGAAAGGCCAGAGGCATAACAAACGCCCCGATAATGCGGTTTTTATAAATCCTTTCCATGACCACATACAGAAAGGTTATGGCCCAGGCAAAGAAAATTAATGATTCATAGAGGTTGGAGAGAGGGGCGTGGCCGACCCCCAATTGATAGGACTCCACCCACCGCCAGATGATAGCACCGGTGTGAGCAGCAAGAGCGGTCAAGGTAATGACGGTCCCGAGCGATCCAAAAACTTCCGTCTTGAATATAAGAAGGCAGATATAAGCCAGCCCGGCGGCAAGGTAAACAAAGGTGATAATACTGAGGAGTAGTGAACTTTCAAAGGTCATAATCCTGGCGCCTTATCTTCTGTGGATTTTGGATTCAACTGGTCCACCAGCCGCTCGAATTTGATCTTGAACGAACCCTGGTTGCGGTGAGCTGAACCGCCAATGATAATCCTGGTGCCTGTCCCTTCGGAGATCAGGCCCAGGTATAACTTTTGATGGGAAAAAAAGAAAGTCACCAGGCAGCCGGCCATCAACAAGGCACAGCCGACCCAGATGAGCCAGACTCCAGGGTCCTTGTTGGCTTGCAGCCCGGAAAAGTACCGGAGCTTGTAATTGAGTAGTTGAAAGGAAAAAGGACCCGGCTCCAAAGGCAGCCCGTCGGGCCTGTTCTTGAAGACCCAGACCGCGTAATTCTGAGCCCCATTCGGTCGAACCAGAAGCTTGACCGCCGGTCCGGAACGCACCAGGTTTTCGGTAAAGTCAAGTACCAGAAACGTCCCGGACCCGTCAGGCAAGATGTTCGGGCGATTCAGCGCGACCTGAAGCTCAAAGACCTTTTTATCGGAGCGTCTGGTCAGGCGCAGACCCCAGCCCTCAACCGGGGTCGAGTCGTAGAACTGCTGATAAAATGTTACCTTTCGATAGGTAAAAGGATGGTTGACCCGCACCGAGGCCTTGCGAACTTCCCGGCCGTTTTCAAGGAAGGTCAGGTCTGAGCGATACTCGCTCG
This genomic window from Deltaproteobacteria bacterium contains:
- the ccsB gene encoding c-type cytochrome biogenesis protein CcsB encodes the protein MTFESSLLLSIITFVYLAAGLAYICLLIFKTEVFGSLGTVITLTALAAHTGAIIWRWVESYQLGVGHAPLSNLYESLIFFAWAITFLYVVMERIYKNRIIGAFVMPLAFLSMAYAGLQPKEIQPLVPALKSNWLIAHVITCFLGYAGFAVSAGLALMFLFPREKAFLRNLVNRLPLPSVLDDLIYQNIAFGFILLTAGIITGAIWAQSAWGAYWSWDPKETWSLITWLIYAAVLHARMVRGWMGKRMAVLSLIGFLSVLFTYLGVNLILSGLHSYAT